From Pandoraea norimbergensis, the proteins below share one genomic window:
- a CDS encoding Na+/H+ antiporter translates to MEVVFTALILLFVVALTGVLGSFVRFLPIPLVQIAVGAALAYPGAGVHIDLDPEIFFLLFIPPLLFADGWRMPKREFWHLRVPIIAMALGLVIFTVLGVGYFIHWMIPSIPLAVAFALGGVLSPTDAVAVSALTGRMRMPTRLMHVLEGEAMMNDASGLVVFKFALVAATTGIFSIGNATFSFFVIALGGLLAGWAVTWLFTQFHRRVMDASTEEPATVVLLLLLMPFAAYLLAEHFGFSGILAAVAAGMTVSSTDLLNTRTVTRILGNGVWSMLEFVFNGAVFVLLGLQLPDIVRAALGPNEHLWGTLTKLGELMFYVGAISAVLIVLRFCWVWVAWRVMYFMGMRRGEITLKPGIRFTGVTALSGVRGAVTLAGALSVPLALPGGAPFPGRDLLIFLAAGVILLSLVGGSLGLPILLRGVRWPAEDPRNREMGEARVAASEAAIRAVESLQKVIAKSGDELDTAVCAEAAARVMGRYRRTLNASTATDETRERAVREVEVERRLRAAALQAERVELSRLRITHRINDETLREMLSEIDFAELALGSVDPATGKRTKRRKH, encoded by the coding sequence ATGGAAGTAGTTTTTACTGCGCTCATCCTGCTGTTCGTGGTGGCGCTCACGGGTGTGCTGGGCAGTTTCGTGCGGTTTCTCCCGATACCGCTGGTCCAGATCGCGGTGGGCGCCGCGCTCGCTTATCCGGGCGCGGGCGTCCACATCGATCTCGACCCCGAGATTTTCTTCCTGCTGTTCATCCCGCCGTTGCTCTTTGCCGACGGCTGGCGCATGCCCAAGCGCGAGTTCTGGCACCTGCGGGTGCCGATCATCGCGATGGCGCTGGGCCTCGTGATCTTCACGGTGCTCGGCGTGGGGTACTTCATTCACTGGATGATTCCGTCGATTCCGCTGGCCGTGGCTTTTGCCCTCGGCGGCGTGCTCTCGCCTACGGATGCGGTAGCGGTATCTGCGCTCACCGGGCGCATGCGCATGCCGACGCGGCTCATGCACGTGCTCGAAGGCGAGGCGATGATGAACGACGCGTCGGGTCTGGTCGTGTTCAAGTTCGCCCTCGTGGCGGCGACCACCGGCATCTTCTCTATCGGCAACGCCACGTTCTCGTTCTTCGTTATTGCACTCGGCGGGTTGCTCGCTGGCTGGGCGGTGACGTGGCTCTTCACGCAGTTTCACCGCCGCGTGATGGACGCCTCGACCGAAGAACCCGCGACGGTCGTGCTGTTGCTGCTGCTCATGCCGTTCGCCGCCTATCTGCTGGCGGAACACTTCGGCTTCTCGGGCATTCTCGCGGCGGTGGCTGCCGGCATGACGGTGAGTTCGACCGATCTGCTCAACACCCGCACGGTCACCCGCATTCTCGGCAACGGCGTCTGGTCGATGCTGGAATTCGTCTTCAATGGCGCCGTGTTTGTACTGCTCGGGCTGCAACTGCCTGATATCGTGCGCGCGGCGCTGGGGCCGAACGAGCACCTGTGGGGCACGCTCACGAAGCTGGGCGAACTGATGTTCTACGTCGGCGCGATCTCGGCGGTGCTGATCGTGCTGCGGTTCTGCTGGGTGTGGGTGGCGTGGCGCGTGATGTACTTCATGGGCATGCGGCGCGGGGAAATTACCCTCAAGCCCGGTATCCGTTTTACGGGTGTGACGGCGCTCTCGGGCGTGCGCGGCGCGGTGACGCTGGCCGGTGCGCTCTCGGTGCCGCTGGCGCTGCCCGGTGGCGCGCCGTTTCCCGGGCGCGATTTGCTGATTTTTCTGGCGGCCGGTGTGATTCTGCTGTCATTGGTGGGCGGGAGTCTCGGCCTGCCGATTCTGCTGCGCGGCGTGCGCTGGCCAGCCGAAGACCCGCGTAATCGTGAAATGGGCGAGGCCCGTGTGGCGGCGTCCGAAGCAGCGATTCGCGCCGTGGAGTCGTTGCAGAAAGTGATCGCGAAGTCAGGTGACGAACTCGATACCGCCGTGTGCGCCGAAGCGGCGGCCCGCGTGATGGGGCGTTATCGTCGCACGCTCAACGCTTCGACAGCGACTGATGAGACGCGAGAGCGGGCGGTACGTGAGGTGGAAGTCGAGCGCCGGCTGCGCGCGGCGGCGCTTCAGGCAGAACGCGTGGAGTTGTCGCGGCTGCGCATCACGCATCGCATCAATGACGAGACGCTGCGCGAAATGCTGAGCGAAATCGATTTTGCCGAACTCGCGCTAGGGTCAGTGGACCCGGCCACGGGCAAGCGCACGAAACGCAGAAAGCACTGA